TGTGTAAGGATCCTGCGAATGACGACAGGATTCGTATTGATGCTGCCGGCGAGAAAGCCGCTGGTCACCTTGCAGTCATCCTTGAAGGTATCCGCACAGCTGAATATATGCAGGGCTATTGTGAATCTGCTTGATATCTGCATAAGGCAACGCCTCCCGTCATTGTATCTGCATCTCAGGCTTTTACGCAAAAGCGGCGTATCGATACGCCCCGGGTTTACTCACGGACCACAGAAATACGCTGCTGAATGTGATCGCCCTTTTCGATCTCGTCCACCATAGCGACGGCATAATCCGCATAGCTGATGATGCTCTCTCCGCGGCTGTTCAGCGTGAGTTCTTCGCCGGCAAGAATGTATTTGCCGGTGCGTTCACCCTCCGCCTGAAAATCGCCGGCAGGGCTGATGAACGTCCACTTTACGTCATTTCTTTCACGGAGCTTTGCCAGTTCCTCGCCCTGCGCCTTTGCAAGAGGAAGGAACACTGCCGGGAAATCCGGGCCATCGCATACTACCGCCGTATGCTCCGGATCCACGAACAGGCTGCCTGCGCCGCCGACGATCAGGAGACGGGTGTCCGTGCCGCTGAGAAGATCGCACAGATGCTGGGAAGTCTTCACGTGGCCGTCCAGCTTGTCCTCCTCCCACGCCCCAAACGCATCCACCACCGCGTCAAAGCCGGCAAGATCGGCTGCGGTCAGCTCCATCAGATCCTTTATCAGGGCCTTTGGCGCCATACTTTTGTTCTCATCGCGTACAACGGCAGTAACGTCCATGCCGCGGGACACTGCTTCTTTGACTATCAGCTTACCGGCCTTGCCGTTGGCGCATACAACTGCTATCTTCATTTTTTGATCCTCCTCGACCAACCAGAATTGTTGCAACCGCTTTGGTTACAACTATATTATACCACCCTGCAGATGTAATATCAATGGTTACAACAGATTTTTTACTATTCATAAACGCGCGATACGTCTTTCCCCGAAAAAAAGCATGTCCGCAGGTCAGTTCTTCCGAAATAGTCCGCAAGGCGGCGCCGGGGTGTATAATATAACTGAAGACAAGCGAAGAGAGATAGCAAGGATATGAAAAAATACGCGGCACAGATCCCATGTGAGATACTTTACCGGCCCATGGA
The nucleotide sequence above comes from Abditibacteriota bacterium. Encoded proteins:
- a CDS encoding NAD(P)-dependent oxidoreductase, whose product is MKIAVVCANGKAGKLIVKEAVSRGMDVTAVVRDENKSMAPKALIKDLMELTAADLAGFDAVVDAFGAWEEDKLDGHVKTSQHLCDLLSGTDTRLLIVGGAGSLFVDPEHTAVVCDGPDFPAVFLPLAKAQGEELAKLRERNDVKWTFISPAGDFQAEGERTGKYILAGEELTLNSRGESIISYADYAVAMVDEIEKGDHIQQRISVVRE